One genomic region from Colletotrichum lupini chromosome 7, complete sequence encodes:
- a CDS encoding FAD dependent oxidoreductase — MSNRQDHGLKEHGLSDDAVEAGHDFIHDAERHSGDQNTMPSMASQQKKGVSLEGMQQSDPLGEDKAGKKISNPCILMEKPPCDLLHAYDATDLRKLSLRNELSWIQADYWGGQDIFHNRPSPVAPWLRSTSDIYHQSAARRCQPHITLTKHPSTSQHPRHDDMTTPAQHFVVLGAGVIGLTTALTLRAEFPSVKITILAEYFPGDYNIDYCSPWAGGNWCSSANDNGLLESFDRVAFERFRKIAKSAPEAGIKSSPLRMIFDQKIEDAGILSVETGKLWYDDLVGGTVPLRTDELPDKAVFGLDVPNTFVINTQIYLQWLLEQCRQSKVILVRQKIGHINEARISSDVTTVFNCTGLGSYFLGGVEDKSMYPTRGQTILVEQPIEPLKRMYFRSPRRVDNDTTYIFQRPLAGGIVLGGCRQDGNWDKEVDPELTKTILQRCCALAPELGKPGDLKIIKHGVGLRPNRKGGPRIEVEKRDEGLVVHNYGASGAGYQASWGMAAHAVKLAKLQLTSQTPSSKL, encoded by the exons ATGTCGAACAGACAAGATCACGGGCTTAAGGAACACGGTCTGTCGGACGACGCCGTTGAAGCCGGCCATGACTTCATACACGACGCAGAG AGACACAGTGGAGACCAGAACACAATGCCATCCATGGCTTCGCAACAGAAGAAAGGAGTGAGCCTCGAGGGGATGCAGCAGAGTGATCCATTAGGAGAGGACAAGGCTGGAAAAAAGAT TTCGAACCCTTGCATCTTGATGGAGAAGCCT CCATGTGATCTACTCCACGCGTACGACGCAACCGATCTTAGGAAGTTGAGCCTGAGAAATGAACTTTCCTGGAT CCAAGCTGACTACTGGGGTGGCCAAGACATATTCCACAATCGGCCCAGCCCCGTTGCGCCATGGCTCAGGTCGACTTCGGACATTTATCATCAATCAGCC GCCCGGCGGTGTCAACCTCACATCACCCTTACCAAGCACCCGTCAACCTCACAGCATCCGAGACACGACGATATGACGACTCCCGCGCAACACTTCGTTGTCCTCGGTGCCGGCGTCATCGGTCTCACTACCGCACTGACCCTCAGAGCCGAATTTCCATCCGTGAAGATCACGATCCTAGCAGAGTACTTCCCCGGCGACTACAACATCGACTACTGCTCGCCGTGGGCCGGAGGTAATTGGTGCTCCTCGGCCAACGATAATGGTCTTCTCGAATCTTTCGATCGTGTCGCATTTGAGCGATTTAGGAAAATTGCAAAGAGCGCACCAGAAGCGGGAATTAAAAGTTCGCCGCTCCGAATGATCTTCGACCAAAAGATCGAGGATGCAGGCATTCTTAGTGTGGAAACTGGCAAGCTGTGGTACGATGACTTGGTTGGGGGCACTGTGCCACTTCGTACGGACGAATTGCCCGACAAAGCCGTGTTTGGACTTGATGTACCTAATACCTTTGTGATCAACACTCAAATCTACTTGCAATG GCTTCTTGAGCAATGCAGACAGAGCAAAGTCATTCTGGTCCGTCAAAAGATTGGTCACATCAATGAGGCTCGCATCTCTTCAGATGTCACCACGGTCTTCAACTGTACAGGCTTAGGGTCCTACTTCCTTGGTGGAGTGGAAGACAAGTCCATGTATCCGACTCGAGGGCAAACCATCTTGGTCGAGCAGCCGATTGAGCCCCTCAAGAGGATGTACTTCCGTTCACCTCGAAGAGTAGACAACGACACCACCTACATCTTCCAGAGGCCTCTAGCAGGCGGCATTGTTCTAGGCGGATGTCGTCAAGACGGAAATTGGGACAAGGAGGTCGATCCCGAGTTGACAAAGACTATCCTCCAGCGTTGTTGCGCATTGGCCCCAGAGCTGGGCAAGCCCGGAGACTTGAAGATCATCAAGCACGGCGTCGGGCTGAGACCGAATCGTAAAGGCGGACCAAGAATCGAGGTCGAGAAGAGAGATGAGGGGCTGGTCGTACATAATTACGGAGCATCTGGGGCGGGATATCAGGCATCTTG GGGAATGGCAGCACATGCGGTGAAACTTGCAAAATTGCAACTAACAAGTCAGACACCCTCGTCGAAGCTTTAG
- a CDS encoding GDSL-like Lipase/Acylhydrolase, with product MRFSIASIIALITPLTLAADSLEYKATPAGQVIKDGVKLRILPVGDSITVGYLSSDGNGYRLKLDEDLSANEVVYAGTVYGGNMSDGYYVSQQNRSYFHIPNSDKLQAAWSGKTIKYIADNVGPSLVQRPNIILLHAGTNDMNPNPAVSTEGNDPAAAAERLGTLIDQMITACPDATILVAQIVDTCSAEQEAATVAYQKLIPGIVEQRRNASHHVLAVDFAALGTGILRDDCIHPTDEGYRTMGDYWYDFIAQIPKDWVTQPIGDDPDRSKDEAARASKSVSTNGAVGLSSQGWVMVLMMQLIITVSITCR from the exons ATGAGGTTTTCAATCGCCAGCATCATCGCCCTAATTACCCCGCTGACGCTCGCTGCCGACTCCCTTGAGTACAAGGCAACACCAGCGGGACAGGTTATTAAAGATGGTGTCAAGCTGAGAATACTTCCTGTGGGTGATTCTATCACTGTGGGATATCTGAGCAGCGATGGAAATGGCTACAGGCTCAAACTTGATGAGGACCTTTCTG CCAACGAAGTTGTTTACGCCGGTACAGTCTACGGTGGAAACATGAGCGATGGATACTATGTTAGTCAACAGAATAGGTCCTATTTCCACATTCCCAATTCTGACAAGTTGCAGGCTGCTTGGTCTGGGAAAACGATCAAGTACATCGCCGACAACGTAGGCCCATCCCTGGTACAAAGACCCAACATAATTCTCCTCCACGCCGGCACCAACGACATGAACCCAAACCCGGCAGTCTCCACCGAAGGTAACGACCCGGCGGCGGCCGCCGAGCGACTGGGCACCCTCATCGACCAGATGATCACCGCGTGCCCCGACGCCACCATCCTCGTCGCCCAAATCGTCGACACATGCAGTGCCGAACAGGAAGCCGCGACGGTCGCGTACCAGAAACTCATCCCGGGCATTGTCGAGCAGCGCAGAAACGCCAGCCATCACGTCCTGGCTGTGGACTTTGCGGCTTTGGGGACCGGCATTCTGAGAGACGATTGCATTCATCCGACGGATGAGGGTTACCGTACGATGGGTGACTACTGGTACGACTTTATTGCGCAGATTCCCAAGGACTGGGTCACTCAGCCGATAGGCGATGACCCTGATCGATCGAAGGATGAGGCCGCGCGCGCGAGCAAGAGTGTGTCAACCAACGGCGCCGTGGGCTTGTCTTCCCAAGGCTGGGTAATGGTTCTAATGATGCAGTTAATTATAACCGTCAGTATAACGTGTCGAtga